ATGAGTACATAATACCATCCTGACCTGGAGATGAATCTTTAACATGTGAAAGCACACCTTTTAATTCATGTAGTGAAAAAGGAGAGTTTAAAGAGGAAGAGTCATCTGTCAAAGATGATTCTAAAGGAAAGTAGATCGATTCAGCAACTGATGGAGGAGCTAATCTGTCTAAAAAGGCATTTGTTAAAGAAGGGGGAAGTGAAGATGATGATAAAGATTCTTTGAAAGCAGACCGAAATCGTTTAATACTGCGCCAAACTTCTGTAGGGCACGTAGAAGGAGATAAAGAAGTACAAAATGTTTTCCAGCCTTCCTGCTTTTTATCTCTGAGGAATTTACGTGTAATACAAATAACTTCATTGAGAATATCTAAGTTTTCATTGGACATGTCCGCAGCATAGACTCTCTCAGCTACCTTTCTTTTACTTACAGCATCCATACATTCTCTATCCCACCATGGAGGATATGGAATCTTATTAGATGGATTTCGTTTAACAGAAAAAATCTGATCGGCAGATTCTATTAAACATGTAGCCAAAGCTCTAGAAGAATTGGTCTCACCACCGCTAACTAATTCAGgcaaatcttttattttagatTCGACAAGGTTCTTAAATGCAGACCAATcagcattatttaatttatatttcacacGAGGTTCTCGTTTTTGATAAGGAGGGCGTCTAATAGGAGAGGATATGATAATCGGGAAATGATCACTGCCAAAAGTAGATGATGAGGTGTACCAAGAATGAGAAGAAGCAAGATCTGGAGTACAAATTGATAAGTCAACTGCACTAGGCTTCTCATTAGGCTTTGTGCGTCTGGTTGGTGAGCCAGTATTAAGTAAACACAAGTTTTGTAAATCTAATATTTCTACTAAATGTACACCATTGGTGTCAGTGGTGCCACAACCAAACATTTGGTGATGACAGTTAAAGTCACCTAATAGTAGGAATGGATCACTAAGTGAAGAGAGTAAATTATTAATGCTATTGAGAATAATAAAAGAGGAACGAGCGAGATAAATGGAAACtatagaaatattataaattttgatgccGACAATATTAATGGCATCATTAGAGATTAATGAAGAAAACGATATTCTAGAAAAATCAATTGAGTTCCTGACGAGTAATGCTACACCACCATAGCCATCGTATCTATCATCACGTAAGCAGGTATATCCAGGGACCTTAAATAGGTATCCTGGCTTTAACCACGTCTCGGATAATGCGACAACAACAGGAGaatgtttatttaacaaatatattaaatcatgtTTCTTTGGAACAATACTCCTGCAATTCCATTGAATTATTTTGCaatccattatttttattaacattaattgattttattttttcattaatagaGGCAACGTGGGACGGTTTTAGTAAGTTTGAGTttattaaagtacttaataaagctAGTATCATTTCTAAGACATCAGAGTTTTCTTCCTCTTTACTTTTATCTACCAGAGCACAGCCATTTTTAGGCTCTGAAACCTGGaaatcttttaataaatttttatgaacAACACGATCATAACCATATTGATGCTTAGGAGGAGAGCGAGGTTTTAAAAATACTGTCTTTTTATAagatgaattaataaaattgttacgaGATGCAGACTTCGGTGTGGGAACATATGCAGGTTTCGGTACTTCTGGAATTGTTGAGCTTAGTGCATCTGCGTATGAAGGCTTAACAGAAGGAAAACATTTACTGGCTTCTGCGTAAGACATGCAGCTCTGAGCCATTTTAAGTTTGATTTCTGTCTGTCTCACAAACTCTGGACATGACTTGTCTATCGCTGCATGAGACCCTTCAACTTTACACATTACACAGTATAGAGGATCTTCATCTGACCTGTCACATGAGACACCTGCATGTTGACCTCCACAGTTATAACATATTGGAGTCTTAGAACGACATTGTACTTTGGTATGACCATAACGACAGCATTTATAGCATTGTATTGtaggaaaaatatatatctctACTGGAAGAGCATTATAGCACATAAAAATCCGTTTTGGTAAAACTTGCCCATCAAACGTTATTACAACGGATTCAGAGGGTTTCCAAGAAACCGAGTCATTAATTTTCACCTTGCGATTCAAACgtcttattttaagtattttgccGCAGCCTAAAGGAACGGATACATTTCGTTGAACTTCCTCTACACTCCAATCTACAGGGACCCCACGAACTAGCCCCATCCTTGTTACGTTGAAAGTCGGAATGAAGGCTTTTAACTTTTTCGTTTCTAAAAGATTACAGTTAAGAAAGTTATTGGCGTCTTTGTAATCGGAAAAGCCAACTACGCACCTATTTCTTCCTATACGTTTTACACTACCGggaataatattttcaaatttgttcTGTTTTAAAAAATTGCCAAAAGTTATAGGA
The sequence above is drawn from the Bombyx mori chromosome 11, ASM3026992v2 genome and encodes:
- the LOC119629103 gene encoding RNA-directed DNA polymerase from mobile element jockey isoform X2 yields the protein MLIKIMDCKIIQWNCRSIVPKKHDLIYLLNKHSPVVVALSETWLKPGYLFKVPGYTCLRDDRYDGYGGVALLVRNSIDFSRISFSSLISNDAINIVGIKIYNISIVSIYLARSSFIILNSINNLLSSLSDPFLLLGDFNCHHQMFGCGTTDTNGVHLVEILDLQNLCLLNTGSPTRRTKPNEKPSAVDLSICTPDLASSHSWYTSSSTFGSDHFPIIISSPIRRPPYQKREPRVKYKLNNADWSAFKNLVESKIKDLPELVSGGETNSSRALATCLIESADQIFSVKRNPSNKIPYPPWWDRECMDAVSKRKVAERVYAADMSNENLDILNEVICITRKFLRDKKQEGWKTFCTSLSPSTCPTEVWRSIKRFRSAFKESLSSSSLPPSLTNAFLDRLAPPSVAESIYFPLESSLTDDSSSLNSPFSLHELKGVLSHVKDSSPGQDGIMYSFLSHLGNSALMYFLNLINSVMVTGNIPETWKSQEVIAIKKPNKPTNDVASYRPIALSSVLTKVAEHLVKNRLEWFIENNNFIANSQYGFRKSKSTIDNLAILTTDIRLAFSRDEDIVAAFLDIAAAYDNVNISILQRKLLELQVPTLLIHFIINLLSCRYISLFVQKDGNTTELKRTVFKGLPQGSVLSPLLYNIYTYDLESSLYSHINVLQYADDLLFYSVNKSIDIACNFMSNSLNSLNVWLVKNDLNLSVSKSSIVVFSKKRTTPVINVTFNGQSLPYQTKIKFLGVILDSKLSGLAHYEHIDMKCAQLLNIMKCLSGVCSGYKI
- the LOC119629103 gene encoding uncharacterized protein LOC119629103 isoform X3, whose protein sequence is MNEPPDLDRGDDGYVGLNLPVGSYVTVVSQDEFDKMDTDCSLSSQTGEGSRKRTRYLRLCRQCTKRRNKKGGSSGDYCQCESLCNMEDESILIKKITSKSSKPISQSTSSSHSQNNNNSHKTSSQPSTSYTENSNISQDSNAGNSNISQDSNAGNSNNTKTTVTNTDSRWIGRTEYVLTDVSPYLIHVQRIQSSPDDGTVLHPITFGNFLKQNKFENIIPGSVKRIGRNRCVVGFSDYKDANNFLNCNLLETKKLKAFIPTFNVTRMGLVRGVPVDWSVEEVQRNVSVPLGCGKILKIRRLNRKVKINDSVSWKPSESVVITFDGQVLPKRIFMCYNALPVEIYIFPTIQCYKCCRYGHTKVQCRSKTPICYNCGGQHAGVSCDRSDEDPLYCVMCKVEGSHAAIDKSCPEFVRQTEIKLKMAQSCMSYAEASKCFPSVKPSYADALSSTIPEVPKPAYVPTPKSASRNNFINSSYKKTVFLKPRSPPKHQYGYDRVVHKNLLKDFQVSEPKNGCALVDKSKEEENSDVLEMILALLSTLINSNLLKPSHVASINEKIKSINVNKNNGLQNNSMELQEYCSKET